The following proteins come from a genomic window of Rutidosis leptorrhynchoides isolate AG116_Rl617_1_P2 chromosome 10, CSIRO_AGI_Rlap_v1, whole genome shotgun sequence:
- the LOC139870190 gene encoding cell division control protein 6 homolog B-like: MPSIAGSRSSPISIIAGDVSPPQKRRLRSNSASIDDPVPITPLKSCSPLKTKSPRRSANDSPNQSQTNVNETVVSDNGTNMMKLPKKKLLDSLMDKPIWNPTDLGQLSAVKEALHVSTAPSTIVCREDEQKRIVEFCKECVEQEKAGSLYICGCPGTGKSLSMENVKRSIAVWAKETGGEFPDILAINCTSLSSTSEIFNKILEKSQPNKKLNGRSASLRQLQQLYSQKQKSDDTKMMLVIADELDYLITKDRVVLHDLFMLTTLPFSKLILLGIANAIDLADRFLPKLQSLNCKPMVVSFRAYTMNQIIIILKQRLMALPYTIFQPQALELCARKVAAASGDMRKALGICRGAIEMLESELRDSTCTSNLTSMVRVDHMAIALSRAYKSPIVDTIQSLPQHQQIILCSAVKLFRRGKKDTTIGELNKSYIDVCKSTLIPPVGIMELTCMCRVLGDQGILRLGQSRDDKLRRVTLQVDEADIIFALQGIRFFRNCLQ, encoded by the exons ATGCCTTCAATCGCCGGAAGTAGATCGTCACCGATATCAATCATCGCCGGCGATGTTTCTCCACCTCAGAAACGGAGATTGAGATCCAATTCAGCTTCAATCGATGATCCCGTGCCTATAACTCCACTCAAATCATGTTCTCCATTGAAGACTAAATCACCTCGCAGATCTGCTAACGATAGCCCTAATCAAAGTCAAACAAAT GTGAATGAAACAGTTGTCAGTGATAACGGAACGAACATGATGAAATTACCTAAAAAGAAGTTATTAGACAGTTTGATGGATAAACCGATCTGGAATCCAACAG ATTTAGGGCAATTAAGTGCTGTGAAGGAGGCTTTGCATGTATCGACAGCACCATCAACAATTGTGTGCCGTGAAGATGAACAGAAAAGGATAGTGGAGTTTTGTAAAGAATGTGTTGAACAAGAGAAGGCTGGGAGTTTGTATATTTGTGGCTGTCCGGGAACCGGTAAATCGCTTTCGATGGAAAACGTTAAGAGGTCTATTGCTGTTTGGGCTAAAGAG ACAGGGGGTGAATTCCCGGATATATTGGCTATTAACTGTACTTCTCTCTCAAGTACTTCAGAAATATTTAACAAG ATACTCGAAAAGAGTCAACCAAATAAGAAATTAAATGGCCGTTCTGCATCCTTGCGACAGCTTCAGCAATTATATTCTCAAAAGCAGAAGTCAGATGACACTAAAATGAT GTTGGTCATTGCTGATGAACTGGATTACTTGATTACCAAGGACCGAGTGGTGCTTCATGATCTATTTATGCTAACAACATTGCCCTTTTCGAAACTTATATTGTTAG GCATAGCTAATGCAATTGACTTAGCTGATCGTTTTCTTCCAAAATTGCAGTCCCTAAATT GTAAGCCTATGGTTGTGTCTTTTCGAGCCTACACCATGAATcagatcatcatcattcttaaacaGCGGTTGATG GCACTTCCTTATACCATCTTTCAGCCACAAGCACTGGAACTTTGTGCGCGA AAAGTAGCTGCAGCATCCGGAGATATGAGGAAAGCTCTTGGTATCTGCAG GGGTGCAATTGAGATGCTAGAATCTGAGCTTAGAGATTCCACCTGCACATCAAATCTGACATCAATG GTGAGGGTTGACCATATGGCTATTGCTTTGTCAAGGGCTTACAAATCGCCAATAGTTGACACTATACAGTCCCTTCCCCAACATCAACAA ATTATACTCTGTTCTGCTGTGAAGCTTTTTCGTAGGGGAAAGAAGGATACAACAATAGGAGAG TTGAACAAATCTTATATCGATGTCTGCAAATCAACATTAATACCGCCTGTTGGTATAATGGAACTTACATGCATGTGTAGAGTGCTAGGTGATCAG GGAATCCTAAGACTTGGTCAATCTCGTGATGACAAATTAAGGAGAGTAACCTTGCAGGTAGATGAAGCAGACATCATTTTTGCATTGCAG GGCATCCGGTTCTTTCGTAACTGTCTTCAGTAA